From the Acetobacter aceti genome, one window contains:
- the ispH gene encoding 4-hydroxy-3-methylbut-2-enyl diphosphate reductase, with the protein MPDQSTLSLKPVETQDQTRALKVLLAGPRGFCAGVDRAIRVVEEAIRAYGAPVYVRHEIVHNRTVVEELEEKGAIFVEELDEVPADGHVVFSAHGVPKAVPAEAVRRNLLYLDATCPLVSKVHREAERHYANGGPESRHILMIGHAGHPEVIGTMGQLPPGAVTLINDAEEARTVQPADPARLAFITQTTLSVDDTAEIVDILRDRFPLIEGPKREDICYATTNRQEAVKAIAPECDLVIVIGSPNSSNSQRLREVAERSGTKRALLVPKLAALDWSVLEGVKTLGITAGASAPEALVQEMVNELAKRYTLQIDERTVKEENVTFRLPAPLG; encoded by the coding sequence ATGCCCGACCAGTCCACACTCTCCCTGAAACCTGTCGAAACGCAGGACCAGACACGCGCCCTTAAAGTGCTGCTGGCCGGCCCCCGCGGGTTCTGCGCCGGCGTCGATCGCGCCATTCGCGTGGTGGAAGAAGCCATCCGCGCTTATGGCGCGCCGGTCTATGTGCGCCATGAAATCGTCCATAATCGGACTGTGGTCGAAGAACTGGAAGAAAAAGGCGCGATCTTCGTGGAGGAACTCGATGAGGTTCCTGCCGACGGTCATGTGGTCTTCTCCGCCCACGGTGTTCCCAAGGCCGTTCCGGCCGAGGCCGTGCGTCGCAACCTGCTTTATCTTGATGCGACCTGCCCGCTGGTGTCCAAGGTTCACCGTGAAGCCGAACGGCATTACGCCAATGGCGGACCGGAAAGCCGTCATATTCTGATGATCGGTCACGCGGGCCACCCGGAAGTCATCGGCACGATGGGCCAGCTTCCTCCCGGTGCTGTAACGCTCATCAATGACGCGGAAGAAGCCCGTACGGTGCAGCCTGCCGATCCGGCGCGCCTCGCCTTCATCACGCAGACCACGCTCTCGGTCGATGATACGGCTGAAATCGTGGACATCCTGCGCGACCGGTTCCCGCTCATCGAAGGTCCGAAGCGCGAAGATATCTGCTACGCGACAACCAACCGTCAGGAAGCCGTGAAGGCCATTGCGCCGGAGTGTGATCTGGTCATCGTCATCGGCTCGCCCAACTCCTCCAACTCGCAGCGCCTGCGCGAAGTCGCCGAGCGTTCCGGCACCAAGCGCGCTCTGCTCGTTCCCAAGCTGGCGGCTCTCGACTGGTCCGTGCTGGAAGGCGTGAAGACGCTGGGCATCACGGCGGGCGCTTCCGCGCCGGAAGCCCTCGTGCAGGAAATGGTCAACGAGCTTGCCAAGCGTTACACGCTGCAGATCGACGAGCGCACCGTGAAGGAAGAAAACGTCACATTCCGTCTTCCCGCACCGCTCGGCTAA
- a CDS encoding amylo-alpha-1,6-glucosidase — translation MDAQPTGPADHIDTSVDEQPDTTPVSDELSSMASAILSNRRLHCLKNDDLFGVFDQTGDILWGQDIADGLYYRDTRYLSGLTFRLEDQRPILLSSVVRENNIMMSVNLTNENLSLRNGTRLAHDLLHVLRSRFLWKGGCYERIEIRNFDTIPHEIVCDMRFFADFADLFEARGMKRTRRGESLQPVLENDTVTLSYKGLDDRTRTTRLRFCPQPKTLSTDRATFSFAIKPGEKMLIHLEVQCDPAEREQSNQPPARTFLSAAVAARRALRTASSRASAIATSNEAFNEAIRRSICDIYMLLTEKKTGPYPYAGIPWYSTVFGRDALITALQTLWLDPLIAKGVLQYLAVNQADHEDPLADAEPGKILHEVRLGEMAELREVPFRRYYGSIDSTPLFVMLAGAYLDRTGDVGTLSHLWPHITRAIDWIERFGDRDGDGFVEYGRKNKDGLVNQGWKDSHDSIFHADGSIAEGPIALCEVQAYVYAARRAAAVIGRRLGQTAYAAHQDTRADALRVSFNLKFWNDDIGTYVIALDGKKQQCVVRSSNAGHVLLTDMVPGERLDKVVRNLMNRKSFSGWGIRTIPEGEARYNPMAYHNGSVWPHDNALIAMGFVKHGLRKEAALIFSGLSDAALHTDLRRLPELFCGFTRSQAEGPVRYPVACSPQAWAAATLPALVQAVIGLRYDPDNVAVEFVRPVLPEAIQSLKLFNLAVGGEWLTVRVARAGDEVAINVVERSASIQMKIIN, via the coding sequence ATGGATGCCCAGCCTACTGGTCCTGCCGATCACATTGATACTTCTGTCGATGAACAACCGGATACTACACCTGTTTCCGACGAACTGAGTTCGATGGCGAGTGCGATCCTGTCGAACAGACGGCTGCATTGCCTGAAAAATGATGATCTTTTTGGCGTCTTTGATCAGACCGGAGACATACTGTGGGGGCAGGATATTGCTGATGGGCTGTATTATCGTGACACACGCTACCTGTCGGGCCTGACATTCCGCCTGGAAGACCAGCGGCCCATTCTCCTCTCGTCTGTTGTTCGTGAAAACAACATTATGATGTCAGTGAATTTGACAAATGAAAATTTGTCACTGCGGAATGGAACGCGGCTGGCGCATGATCTGCTCCATGTGCTGCGATCGCGTTTTCTCTGGAAGGGAGGATGCTACGAGCGGATTGAAATACGCAATTTTGATACAATCCCTCACGAAATTGTCTGTGACATGCGGTTTTTTGCCGATTTTGCCGATCTTTTCGAAGCAAGAGGCATGAAACGTACCAGACGGGGTGAATCTCTTCAACCTGTTCTGGAAAACGACACAGTCACTCTTTCCTATAAAGGTCTGGACGATCGCACCCGGACAACCCGTCTGCGGTTCTGCCCTCAACCGAAAACATTATCGACAGATCGGGCAACGTTCAGTTTCGCGATCAAACCCGGAGAAAAGATGCTGATCCATCTGGAGGTCCAGTGCGATCCAGCCGAGAGAGAGCAAAGTAATCAGCCTCCGGCGCGCACTTTCCTCTCGGCTGCTGTGGCGGCACGCCGGGCGCTGAGAACTGCGTCATCCCGGGCGTCGGCCATCGCCACGTCGAATGAAGCTTTCAATGAGGCGATCCGTCGGTCCATCTGCGATATCTATATGCTGCTGACGGAGAAAAAGACCGGTCCATACCCTTATGCCGGTATCCCTTGGTACAGCACGGTTTTTGGGCGGGATGCCCTGATCACGGCGCTACAGACCTTGTGGCTCGACCCACTGATCGCAAAAGGCGTTCTCCAGTATCTGGCTGTCAATCAGGCTGATCATGAAGATCCTCTGGCTGATGCGGAACCAGGGAAAATCCTGCATGAAGTGCGTCTGGGCGAAATGGCTGAACTCAGGGAAGTGCCTTTCAGGCGCTATTATGGTTCAATTGATTCCACACCGCTGTTTGTCATGCTGGCGGGAGCTTATCTCGACCGTACAGGGGATGTCGGGACGCTCAGCCATCTCTGGCCACACATTACGCGGGCGATTGACTGGATAGAGAGATTCGGCGATCGCGATGGTGACGGTTTTGTGGAATATGGCCGTAAAAACAAGGATGGACTTGTCAATCAGGGGTGGAAGGACAGCCATGACAGTATTTTCCATGCGGATGGCTCCATAGCCGAAGGACCGATCGCGCTGTGTGAAGTGCAGGCCTACGTCTACGCGGCAAGGCGTGCTGCGGCTGTTATCGGACGCAGGCTCGGGCAAACTGCCTACGCAGCCCATCAGGATACGAGAGCGGATGCTCTGAGGGTCTCTTTCAATCTGAAGTTCTGGAATGATGATATCGGAACCTACGTCATCGCTTTGGATGGTAAGAAGCAGCAGTGTGTCGTGCGGTCTTCAAATGCCGGGCATGTATTGCTGACTGACATGGTGCCGGGTGAAAGGCTCGATAAAGTCGTCCGAAACCTGATGAATCGAAAATCATTCTCCGGCTGGGGAATCCGGACCATTCCCGAAGGGGAGGCGCGGTATAATCCCATGGCCTATCACAATGGTTCCGTATGGCCGCACGATAATGCCCTGATCGCGATGGGTTTTGTGAAGCATGGTCTGAGAAAAGAGGCGGCTCTTATCTTCTCCGGATTGAGCGATGCCGCGCTGCATACCGATCTTCGTCGTTTACCCGAATTATTCTGTGGATTTACACGCAGTCAGGCAGAAGGGCCGGTGCGCTATCCTGTGGCCTGTTCACCTCAGGCGTGGGCAGCGGCCACCTTGCCCGCGTTGGTGCAGGCGGTCATAGGCTTGCGTTATGATCCCGACAATGTTGCGGTCGAATTCGTCCGACCGGTTTTGCCCGAAGCAATCCAGTCCCTGAAGCTCTTCAATCTGGCTGTCGGAGGAGAATGGCTGACTGTCAGGGTTGCGCGCGCTGGTGACGAGGTTGCCATCAATGTTGTGGAACGCTCTGCTTCAATCCAGATGAAGATCATCAATTAG
- a CDS encoding transglycosylase SLT domain-containing protein, translated as MRRFLFLAIGCVSGPVSGAWAESQLPAMSWAAHPPFAQRDANGQPFWSTAHSPSPFAASGDTASPSATAPAMTQPTAMAQMQSSGNIAPGDARLCTSAILMAERSTRIPDQFLVAMGRVESGRHVNGELVPWPWTVNAQGKGYVYDNKREAMEAVRAFQAQGIRSIDVGCMQVNLQQHADAFPSLEAAFDPSTNAMFAARFLTELFGRTGSWPRAAAAYHSFTPNIGSAYQWKVLESWAMPSSTMPSSTGVPHNTAQSTAMTPHHTSPLAPSTQPTTPYVTSRGAAATMASMGGGGGSAAAPAPSAAPSRGYAAPASRPAFFGGESGGRSLASYRANPVHMVRQAMILPPRF; from the coding sequence ATGCGGCGTTTTCTTTTTCTTGCCATCGGGTGCGTGTCTGGACCGGTTTCGGGAGCATGGGCGGAGTCCCAGCTTCCAGCCATGTCGTGGGCAGCGCATCCACCTTTCGCTCAGCGGGACGCGAATGGCCAGCCCTTCTGGTCGACTGCACACTCTCCTTCGCCGTTTGCGGCGTCCGGCGACACAGCTTCCCCCAGCGCGACTGCCCCGGCTATGACACAGCCGACTGCAATGGCGCAGATGCAGTCCTCGGGGAACATAGCGCCCGGAGATGCGCGCCTGTGCACAAGCGCCATCCTGATGGCGGAGCGTAGCACCCGGATTCCCGACCAGTTTCTCGTCGCCATGGGACGTGTCGAGAGTGGTCGTCATGTCAATGGTGAACTGGTGCCCTGGCCGTGGACGGTCAACGCGCAGGGCAAAGGTTATGTTTACGACAACAAGCGGGAGGCCATGGAAGCCGTTCGCGCTTTTCAGGCGCAGGGTATCCGCTCGATTGATGTTGGCTGCATGCAGGTGAATCTCCAGCAGCATGCCGATGCTTTTCCCTCCCTGGAAGCAGCGTTCGATCCCTCTACAAACGCCATGTTTGCAGCGCGTTTCCTGACCGAATTGTTCGGCCGGACTGGAAGCTGGCCCAGAGCGGCCGCCGCCTACCACTCCTTCACACCCAACATCGGGTCCGCCTATCAGTGGAAAGTGCTGGAATCCTGGGCGATGCCGTCCAGCACGATGCCATCCAGCACGGGTGTGCCGCATAACACTGCACAGTCCACCGCGATGACACCTCATCACACGTCGCCGCTGGCCCCCTCGACACAGCCGACCACACCCTATGTGACCTCTCGGGGAGCGGCCGCCACCATGGCTTCAATGGGGGGAGGTGGTGGGAGCGCCGCAGCACCTGCGCCATCGGCTGCTCCGTCACGCGGATATGCGGCTCCAGCTTCCCGGCCTGCTTTTTTCGGCGGGGAAAGCGGAGGACGTTCGCTGGCATCCTACCGAGCGAATCCTGTGCATATGGTGCGTCAGGCCATGATCCTTCCGCCGAGGTTCTGA
- the rnhA gene encoding ribonuclease HI: protein MSEAHDTPEVAQDDDSVVLVWTDGGCRPNPGPGGWGVLLRYKGHERELSGGEAETTNNRMELTAAAEALEAMKRPCRIALHTDSEYVRNGITRWHTGWVRRNWRNAAGDPVKNMDLWRRLLDAAKPHDVSWHWVKGHSGVPENERVDQLATDARIAIENGSPVK from the coding sequence GTGTCTGAAGCGCACGATACGCCTGAAGTTGCTCAGGATGATGACTCGGTTGTGCTGGTATGGACCGACGGTGGATGTCGGCCTAACCCCGGCCCCGGTGGCTGGGGCGTTCTGCTGCGTTACAAGGGCCATGAGCGTGAACTGTCCGGCGGCGAGGCCGAGACCACCAACAACCGCATGGAACTGACAGCCGCCGCCGAGGCTCTGGAGGCCATGAAGCGGCCATGCAGGATCGCCCTGCATACTGACAGCGAATATGTCCGCAACGGCATCACCCGCTGGCATACGGGCTGGGTCCGTCGCAACTGGCGCAACGCCGCCGGCGATCCGGTCAAGAACATGGATTTATGGCGACGGCTGCTTGATGCGGCCAAGCCTCACGATGTTTCCTGGCACTGGGTCAAAGGTCATTCCGGAGTGCCGGAAAATGAACGGGTGGATCAACTCGCGACAGATGCCCGTATTGCTATCGAAAACGGCTCACCGGTCAAATAA
- a CDS encoding homoserine kinase, whose protein sequence is MAVYTEITDEELSEFLVGYDIGHLTAFRGIAEGVENSNFLLRTEKDGRESDYILTLYEKRVNPDDLPWFLGFMRHLATQGVSCPLPVCGRDGEALRTLAGRPAAITTFLSGVWPRHIHSEHCHPLGEALARLHQAGDSYAPVRPNSLGPDAWRPLLEDINGFGGPAAGKLDYIPERVSDEIISELCCALDRILATWPGGHNQVDLPRGQIHADMFPDNVFFRDHQVSGLIDFYFACTDLLAYDVAICLNAWCFNDDGTKFNETFARQLIAGYESVRPFSSAERKILPLLCAGAAMRFALTRMYDWISTPPGAMVTRKNPMDYIHRLRFHLAVDNSGVYGV, encoded by the coding sequence ATGGCCGTCTACACAGAAATCACTGACGAGGAGCTTTCAGAGTTTCTCGTCGGTTATGATATCGGGCACCTGACTGCCTTTCGCGGCATTGCCGAAGGTGTCGAGAACAGCAATTTCCTTCTCCGCACCGAGAAAGACGGCAGGGAATCCGACTACATTCTGACGCTCTACGAGAAGCGTGTGAACCCTGATGATCTTCCGTGGTTTCTCGGTTTCATGCGTCATCTGGCGACCCAAGGTGTATCCTGCCCCCTGCCCGTCTGTGGCCGGGATGGTGAAGCCCTCCGCACACTCGCAGGCCGTCCCGCCGCGATCACGACGTTCCTGTCCGGTGTCTGGCCACGTCATATTCACAGTGAACACTGCCATCCGCTTGGAGAAGCGCTCGCGCGCCTTCATCAAGCTGGCGACAGCTATGCGCCCGTTCGCCCTAATAGTCTCGGCCCCGACGCATGGCGACCACTTCTGGAGGATATAAACGGTTTTGGCGGTCCAGCCGCGGGTAAATTGGATTATATCCCAGAGCGTGTGTCTGATGAGATCATTTCAGAACTCTGTTGCGCACTCGATCGAATTCTTGCGACATGGCCTGGCGGCCACAATCAGGTTGACCTTCCACGTGGACAAATTCACGCCGACATGTTTCCGGACAATGTATTCTTCCGCGATCATCAGGTGTCCGGTCTCATCGATTTCTATTTCGCTTGTACGGACCTGCTTGCCTACGATGTCGCCATCTGCCTGAATGCCTGGTGCTTCAATGACGATGGCACAAAATTCAACGAAACATTCGCCCGGCAACTCATCGCCGGATATGAGAGCGTTCGCCCATTCAGCTCTGCCGAACGGAAAATTCTCCCTTTGCTCTGCGCCGGTGCTGCCATGCGCTTCGCCCTGACTCGTATGTATGACTGGATCAGCACGCCGCCTGGCGCCATGGTAACACGCAAAAATCCCATGGATTACATCCACCGCCTCCGGTTTCATCTCGCTGTCGATAACAGCGGAGTTTACGGTGTCTGA